In Drosophila innubila isolate TH190305 chromosome 2R unlocalized genomic scaffold, UK_Dinn_1.0 1_C_2R, whole genome shotgun sequence, the following are encoded in one genomic region:
- the LOC117785993 gene encoding uncharacterized protein LOC117785993, whose amino-acid sequence MIYYVLQTVSTALFTTVSTIWMVEETIINLMMTCSLMALRIACHPMMLIPMLLGTYYVIRKIWLRRRPPVEGEGPGMRSLPRTPRIGSYRSIGSISARSNDSYDYEMSEEEARKRS is encoded by the exons atgaTCTATTATGTGCTACAGACAGTCTCGACTGCACTATTCACCACAGTGAGCACCATTTGGATGGTGGAAG AGACCATAATCAACCTGATGATGACGTGCTCTTTGATGGCCCTGCGCATTGCCTGCCATCCAATGATGTTGATACCAATGCTACTGGGAACCTATTATGTGATTCGAAAAATATGGTTGCGACGTCGGCCACCTGTCGAGGGAGAAGGCCCTGGAATGCGTAGTCTGCCGCGTACTCCCCGAATCGGATCATATCGCAGCATTGGCAGCATCTCGGCACGCAGTAATGATAGCTACGACTATGAAATGTCCGAGGAGGAGGCACGCAAACGCTCATAA